From one Choloepus didactylus isolate mChoDid1 chromosome 24, mChoDid1.pri, whole genome shotgun sequence genomic stretch:
- the LOC119519759 gene encoding olfactory receptor 2M5-like, translating into MDLILISTTIPKMVTDFWVQRRTISQIGCAMQMLLYVAMTGSECLLLTLMSYDRYVAVCNPLRYSVIMNPRVCLQMTALSWVVGFLNSLAHTVHIMQFSFCDSKDIQHFFCEISAILKLSCDDTSIYEMILFVTGTVFLLIPFGLILASYSLIFLRVFHMKSPEGQSKALATCSSHLTVVSLYLGSGVFLLMIPPKLYSAQQSQAVSLFYNALTPMLNPIIYSLRNKEVLGALRNVLRMDVSSQIVARRV; encoded by the coding sequence ATGGACTTAATTCTCATCTCCACCACCATCCCCAAGATGGTCACTGACTTCTGGGTGCAGAGGAGAACCATCTCACAGATTGGCTGTGCAATGCAGATGCTGCTGTATGTAGCCATGACAGGCTCTGAGTGTCTCCTCTTGACCCTGATGTCCTACGATCGCTATGTCGCAGTCTGTAACCCACTGAGGTACTCGGTCATCATGAATCCCAGAGTCTGCCTGCAGATGACTGCTCTCTCCTGGGTGGTGGGGTTCCTAAATTCCTTGGCCCACACTGTGCATATAATGCAGTTTTCATTCTGTGATTCCAAGGATATTCAGCACTTCTTCTGTGAGATTTCAGCTATCCTGAAACTCTCCTGTGATGATACCTCTATATATGAAATGATTTTGTTTGTCACAGGAACTGTGTTCCTCCTCATCCCCTTTGGACTCATTCTGGCTTCCTACAGCCTCATTTTCTTGCGTGTCTTTCATATGAAATCCCCTGAAGGACAGAGCAAAGCCTTGGCCACCTGCTCCTCTCACCTCACAGTGGTGAGCTTGTATTTGGGTTCAGGTGTCTTTCTCCTTATGATACCTCCAAAATTGTATTCAGCACAGCAAAGCCAGGCTGTCTCCCTTTTCTACAACGCCCTCACCCCCATGTTGAACCCCATCATCTACAGCCTGCGGAACAAGGAAGTGTTGGGTGCTTTGAGGAACGTGCTGAGGATGGATGTCAGTTCTCAAATTGTAGCCAGAAGAGTTTAG